The nucleotide sequence tttttgaacgtcgtttgcgttcggcttccgcaggtatcgcttgctatacaatttgacaacccattCACAAAACTTGTGCAAACATAGACGTGCGGTTCTTTCAGACATCCTTATATACTCGTCTAATGCATCGGGTGCGAAACCGTATgccagttggcgaatggccgacgtacatttttgtaaattactgaaACCCCTTTGCCCCCTAGCGTCGTTTCGCAGTGTAAAAAACAGATCAGACTGGGCGGGCCATGTCGCCTGCAATACGTAAAAACAGTGGACGACCCATGCGGAACCGACGTCGAAAAATCTCGGCtgggtacacgggttcgtcggcaaaataatcggctactagtttaACGTGGGCGGctataaatttaaaacgaaacataaataaaattaattataaaatatattttcaaatatatataaaacataaggaaaaaatactaaaatactaaaataccttcttggtctcggttTAATTTTGCTCGTCTAATTAGCCGTTGGGACGACGCTTCATCACCCGCCATGATGACCTGAGCCGCGTTCATAACCATGTTATGCATAATAGcatcctcttccgaagatgaAGAATACCACGTagacgaagatgatgaagaaatggaagaaattgaagaaatggaagaaggtGAAGCCATGATAATTTTTGAGAGGGAAATGAGGTGGtagcgggtaaaaaatggtataaaatagatgagtttttataaaaagagaaGAGGGGTTATAAAATGTGAAAGAGATATGAGATtgtagtgggtgaaaagttgtgaaaaaatgTGTAAAAGGggtgagtatttataaaagtgGGAGTGAATTTGGTGATTTTTTGAAATATAACCGTttgaaatattaaattaaatgagaaattaatttttttttaaataacggctAGTTTTTGTACTTGGGCCCCACAAAATGTTCCGTCGCAAACGGCGAAGAAAGGACGTTTAGGACGGGACGGCAGGGGGCGGCATGGTGTGCCGATCCGTCGCCGTATGAGGACGGGGTGAAGACGGTGCCATACCGTCTAGCCTTAGTGACTTGTGCGTGTAACTTTACTAGCTGAGTATGAACCAAAACTCCAAGTACATACATTTCAATATACCAAAACTaggttaatgttttttttttttttgtgaaaataaGATAGCATAATAGCTTTTACAGTATTAACCATTTTAAAACTATTTAAACACCATTCTAGCAAGGAAGACAAGAAAGGAAGAAGTTGAATGATACATGTCAATCATCATAGAGTCCATCCGACGCGAATCTTGACATGGACTACGATACTAACCGAACTTGTGTTGGCAGACGTATTACAATGTGTAATGAGGTCACACAGCCAAAATCCAGAACCAGTTGGATGGTAAACAACTCAACATGCACACACAAAACGGATGCTGCTAGCAAACAGATATCTTTTCCTTCCAAAAAGATGTACCAAAACGTCAGCTACAAGTTGGTTTAAGATCCGTATTTTTATAAACCCGATAATAATTCCTCACTGAAACGAGTATCTGATTACCTTACGACATTCATATTTTAACCATGCATAATAGTGTAATACAATGTAACCATCAGTGAATGACAGGCTTCAGAGGGTGAGCTCTCAGTTCCGATAAATTCAAGCTTGCATCAAGCTCTTCATCTAGTTCCCCAATAACACTTCTGCACGATCACaatgattaaaaaaaaactaattatgtATTCTAAtagaaacgaaaaaaaaaaaaacgtttcgGACTTGGTCAAGGGAGTTCAAAAATAAAGCATTTAACTtttaaaaacattataaaataaaTAGATCATCTGCCCATGTCAAAATTTGACAGGTtactttacccaaaaaaaaaaaaaaaaaaaaaattgacagGTTATGAGTCAAACTAATCCCCGTCATTGGCGTAGCttagtgggggcgggagggggcggccgaccccccgaacttttcgctctgTAGTGAagagtatgtagtttttgtatagaaatttttgggtatatacgttttttaCCCCCTGGTTTTATAGatatttttgggtatatacgttttcgacctcctggtcggaaatctcaagcttcgccacttaTCCCCGTTGACCATTTTTGAAAAGTGAAGtggttttagtaaaaattttggatgtccaacGACGGAATAGCAATTTTAGCTCAAATACAAATGGATCATACATGTTATCACCCCTTATGATGTAAAGACCTAACACAAGTTGCTGAACACCCTCCTGCAAGTCAAAGAAGCAATTAATGTTAATGGTCAAACCTTGAAGGTTCACTAAAAGTGTGGTTAAACACACAAGGAAATGTCACAAAGTCAATGATATGTGCACGGAGAATATATGTAGACTTAGGAGTGTGTTAATGGGCAAATTACAATTTTAACATCAGAATATATGAATTTATAGGGCGCAGCATGGAGTAAGATTCTGAAAAAGAAACCAACATCGGTTTTGTTATAAACGGAGGAACTAACCTTGGTCGAATAGACTCTTTCATGAGATTCATCAAGAATAATATTTGTAGCTTGATCGAACCCTTTCAATACTCCCTGAGtgcaaaagaaaaataaaacaacaattgttgtaattacttaaatttgtAAAAAGTATGTGATCCAAACAAAAAGATAAGCTCACCACTATGTTGCGTCCATCATTCGTGATAACTGAAATGTATTCTGAAAAATAAGATGGCAAAATGGAGTGAGAGTAAGTCCATAAAAGACTGAGTGTTAGCTCACAGGAAATAATAATACTTAATGCCAAACACATTTTATGAATAAATGTCTACAAATACTACAAGTAGAACAAAGAAGACCCAGAGATTGTTGTACTTACGATCAACGACAGATTCAAGTCCTGGCCCACCCAACATTTTTACGATACTGCTTCAAAGCCTTCAAAAGAAGAGATTTATGAGTCAACTATTCACCGAAAGAGAAGTTATTTAAAAGAAAGAGGTTGGGTTCACCTGCCAATAATATGTTCAccatcttggttttaaaaagcgcaaGGAACAATTTActctatataatttttttatatttctcATAGATTTTTAGCATCACGCCATCACTTATGACTTACCCAAAATTTAGACATAAATAAGCTCTACATAtggtttaatatataattaaccTATATATACAACCTAaaaagctatatgtacaacatccCGATGCATAAACCTTCCCCCCCCCTTACAAAAGCACACCTCAAGACCACGCCTCTAGTCGCTTTTCCGTGTGCCTCACCGCGTCAGAAGCAAAGGTCGCTTCGCGTCTAGGCGCGCTTTTAAAAACCCAGTTCACTGTTTCCTTTTAAATTGAATAAACTTTCAATATAATAACAAAAGATATGAtacttttttaataaataaacttatAAGTGAGCTAGGAGTGTGCAAAATACTTCCAGACGAACACATAAAGTAAACTGTAAAGTGTAAACCGAAACAATATCGGCTTATATTGGGCCAGTTCTTGGTTCTTGAGAGTATACTAAAAGGCAGTTCTCGGAACGATGGTCAGCTCAGGAGCAGGAACCGACCTGGTTAATTTCTAAGAGCTCGGATTGGATTATGGCTATGGATACTGAGACCAAGGCACTTTAACCCAACAAACTGTGGCAATGGTTATTCTCTCATTGGACATGAATCTTTGTGGATGTAAACAGGTTTGATAAACACAATGAATAGGCTGATAGCACCTTAAGGATATAAAACAGGTACTGTAATTGTTTACAAACCTAAATAAGTCTCATTTAGGCAACGAACAAGCCAAATACAATGGTTTACTATGAACACAAGGGGATGATCaatcaaggatacaagaagaaacTTTTGATCAAATGTTATTAAAATAAACAATCTTGATTTAAAACCCAGGTAGTTGAATGCTTGATATGGTATATTTCTGAATGGTTCTTGAACAAATTAAGATTAATCTTTAAGATGAGTATCTTAGAACAACAGCAGATAGTTAGAGACAAAATAAATATAATCCTGTTCATTTAGGACTTTCGTCGAACACATGGTATGCATTATGCAATATCACCTAAGAAATTGAATTTATTTGAAGAAAACTTTGCTTGATACCTGCCTTCTTAGGGTTCACCAGAGAAAGACTTCCCGAATCCTGTCGCTGATATTACAATTTGAACTTCTTATTGTTGAAAAAGGGTGTCTTGAACGGAAAAGGGGGATGTATAGTGGGGGGAAATGTTTAGAATTTTGGGTTTTCATATATATAACCTGAGAGGTTAATCCGGTTAACTTCTTTAATTAAATAAGTTTATGTTCGGGTTAACATTTTTAATCCGTATAATAAACATGTTGTGTTCAGGTTGAAATATTTGACATGATATGTTCGAGTGACACTTTTTTAAGTGCGTATGAATTAGAACTGATGTCATTCACATAAATAAATACGGAGGTTGTGATCAGGTTTATCAATTCAACCAACTAACTTGACGTGATTGTCACACATCAGTAGATCTAGCCAACAAATCGGTCTCGTCAATAAGAAAACTATGAGGCGGATCATTGCTTTTGAATTTTATACAAACGCGCATATGAACGCTTTCTGAACAATTATAAGCTTTGGACCAAGCAAAACTTTTATGTCCTGAGATTAGTCCTTATAAGTCATAACATTAAACGAAGTGGAAATTCTATAGGGTGCACAAAATCAATTTAATAAAGTTTGTACCCATGGTTAAAGATGTATCTGTCACACCTCGAATTCCGGTGGACCCGGTTGATGGGTTTATGCGTGACGATTGATAACCGTTTCACAATAAGAAGCGAAAGATAGAAATAAAGTAATAATCATAAAAGATtgaaatttattaatttaaaatttataaaagtcgTTCGATACAATATCCCATTAGTAGGATCGGATATAAAGCGAGCTTAAGAAATCATAGGCTTTTAAGCAGTGGAATCGCAAATTCCAAAGCCTTTTCTTTGACCAAACCCTTCCAGCATATATTCAGGACTCGTTATATGCGGTTTAATCTTTTGAAAACATGTTAGCTTTCGTTGGTATTTTATATGGCTATTCCTAGTTGATGAGTCGGAATGCCCGGACATGGTATCATTACCCCTAGTGTTTAATGTTATTCAAGCAATACGGATTAAATCAGATTCTTATATTTATGAAAGCATTTTCCCATTTATATAATACTTGCTCCAAGTGGCTAATGTCATATCCCAAGTTTTCAAATaaaaataggttaagagtatttacctttgcTGGTAATTAAACTGTTAAATAAGGCTTTGAAGCAAAGTCGTAATTCAAGTTGTATATCCTATGCACGATTATATGGAAGGCTCTATAGTCCAGAATGAAACAGATTTATATATCCGTTAGAATGTTCACGAGTCATTTAGTAAGTTACATTACTCGACTCGTTACTTAGAATTTTATTCGGTTTCGTTCGATTAAGCGTTGACCGGTTAGAATGTGGTTATACACTTCCGAGTGCGAAGCCTCGTTGGATATGGGTTATTTAACCAAACATTCCAATTTGGGATGACTTTAAAAGGTTTAAACCCAATTTGACTagttttcatattttatatatattaaactaGCCATATGCGTAAACATGGCATCGGGGGGTCGAATGGGTCAATGGCGAGTTCGGTACGCCAAAATATATTTCAAAACATCATATGATCAGTTTCGAGGTCAAATTATGTGCCTTGTGggttttaaaaccatttttatgATGTAGAGtcattttttcacatttttaaaaGTATATATAGTTGACTCGTCGATTTACCCTTCAATTTgtgtgaccacaaggtataacatCAGTGGGTTATTCCCTACAATATTATGGTCACAATACATGTCTTGATTGGGTTTTAAcgtagaccaaacgggtcagaatcGGAAGTCAAAGTAAAAGCCAAACTGCTTGACTTCGGACATAAGAACGAGTGCTAAACGGAGTATGACGAGTTGGGCATGTCAGTTTTATAGGTTCATATAAACTGCTATAATGTCAAAACAAGTGGTTTAGTTGCTTAGAAGTTCGACTATCGTAAAATGCATATTTTCTAGTTTTGACTTTTATATATAACATGTTTGACTTGTCATTTCGCCTACTTAACGTGATTTTCGGAGGTATGATCACAGGGGATTCATACTTTCATTATAAAGATCACGTAGGAAAGTTCGATTCGAACTTTGACTTTACCATAGTGGTcataactgaaagtcaaacaaaaagtcaaattgtttgactttcagtcaaatattaaataaattaatgaAATTTAGCAAAAGAGGAAGACTTACTGGACTTGAAGATTACTGAGAATACTTGAGAGCTGCTCCTAAACTCCAGAGAAGCTCCAAGAGAATGATTTAGAGTGAACTAAGAATGGTGTACTTGAGTGTGAAGGTTTCAAGCCTATTTATACTCACTCAAGAGCTCCAAAATCATGACAAGTGTTGCTAAAGATCATTAGGAGCCGATTAGTGTCACAACACATGGAGGAAGGAGAGTTAGAGTGGCACAAACTGAAGCTAGGTGGCAGCATGGCAGCCTTGGTAGGCCAACTTCCATTTTGTTGTCACTAGCACCCCCTTACGGACTGTAAGAGTGGTGCCTTATGGTCCCTAAGGACCCTTGGCACATTTTGGTTTTGAAACACTCTTGTGGTCCGTAAGGGACCaccaacatttgaaaatttggaaTTTTGCATGTTTAGTCCTTAGACTTTGTATCTTTTCGTTTTTTGATAATTTTGGTCCTTTCCTTCCACAAATCGGAACTATATGGAGAGTTTGGTCACATGTCGCGttataatttaataaaattataCGGGATGTTACAGTACCGGGCCAGGATCATATACAAACAATTTAGAGCCTAAAAGCATTAAGAACCAATATAACATTAACACGTGACATAATGtatattacttttttttttgaacgtccaacataagaatcgccgggtactccgtacgcggcacccattggccgaaaggtagcccgcggcagcccaatctgcacgcacggagcccctagcccaccatgccaccagttccagggaaaacccgaccctgcacccgcccgaaggcacgacaatgCAAAGCCGGTAAAACCcgggtggatcaggaatcgaactCGAGACCATTCGACCAGAAgtctttccttcatttccataaCCACTGAGCTATCAAGAGATAGTTCTAGGAAATTCCTAAATTCATGCAAGTTAATATTCAAAACACTATAACCGTAATTCTTCTTTAATTCTTAATTCAATTTCCCAAAAATCAAATTATAAAGGATATTGACATTGAATGAGTTTAAATCTTTATCTTCTTCATTCCAGATACTTTTAGTGGATTAAATCCGATTGTTATGTTCATATCTTTGCTAATTTGCGTGTATAATAAAATATGTATCCTTTTGATCGATCAATGCCATTCCAAACCCTCATACTTATCTTCTTCAGTTTCATGATTTGTTTAAAGAACTAAGTGACCAGCACAAAACACATAAATATGTAAATTATGTTGAGTTTAGTTGTTTAAAGTGTTGTTATAACACGTTGATGTCGGGTTGAGTAGGTGATGTAGCGCGTGAATTGATAACGAAGAACAAATCACGTTGATTCTATGAATACCCGTGATGATCTTCCCCAAACCCCCAAAATCCAACCCAAAGGCaaagaatttgaagtgaaaatggttatttctcaaaattcaattctgacCATCCAAATTACAAGAGAGACATAATTAGAGActgaaattcgaaatgggccgcAAAAAGGCcatgggccaaacacaagcccaaaagcAAAATGCATAAAATactgaaaaaacataaaaagtgtcCAAAACTCCCATTAGAATGCGTTTTTTGGGGCGAAAGCTTCGATTGATTTGACTGGTTGAACACCTAAAACGGAGATCCGTAGCCAATGTTATACACGTTTTCATAAAACACCCTTGGAAGCTCGATCATGGTTCTCCAGAAATGTCATGGCCCTATCCTCTACCTGCGTTGTAGGTGAAGAAGATCGGATGTTAAGGAATAACTAACTAGGattgagacccgccgcaatgcggcggggattctttagtgataactaagtcgatctaggaaccgcacgttatgttaaacctgtcagaCGGGGGAAAAAATacacgatgtaaaaacgttcacccacacaggcacgttgcgtcgtgttaactcgcaaaatttagaacgaaacgtaaaaatgttaaaccaaagacgcacgttgcgatgtgttaagtcacaaaatagaaccaagcataaagcgaaaaatttgcggaaaatgaaaactataaaggaccaaagtagaaagtaaaaaaaaaattatgaggatagattgcaaaagataaaaagttttgggttaaaagtaaaaaaacaaatagttttgggttaaaagtaagtTATAAACTACCCTTGGGTggaatgtaaaaaaaaatcaatttttttttgaaaacccccaaagccaaagttacaacaaccatatgcataaccattttttctttgaaaaaccccaaagcacaccccgcgttgcggcgagGTGTAAAacagtgtcaaatagtactagtgccacacaaccgtcatcgaccaccaacactgactcggcCTAGGATCTGCGCGTtgcgatgaacctgtcaaacatgaaaaaatagaggtaaaaacgttcaaccgcacatgcacgttgcgccgtgttaacttgcaaaatttgaaacaaaacataaaaaggtTGAACCACAGTCGTACgctgcgtcgtattaactcgaaaaaattAGAACTATatgtaaaacgaaaatttgcgaaagatgaaaactaCAAGTgataaaagttgtgaagttaaattgcaaataatgaaaagttttgtgttaaaattaaaaaacaaattatgtaaggTTAAATTagcaaaaggtaaaaacctttggattaaaattaaaaaatcaagtttttttttttggaaaacacaTAAAAGCACAATGTATAAGTTCTATTGCATGTTTTTATTGCTTATTTATAGTaactagaattgagacccgccgcaatgcggcagggattctttagttataactaagttgaCCTAGGACCCaaacgttatgttaaacctgtcaaataggaaaaaatagacgatgaaAAAAGTTCACCcatacacgcacgttgcgtcgtgttaactcgcaaaatttagaacgaaatgtaaaaacgttaaaccaaagacgcacgttgtaatctgttaagtcacaaaatttagaatcaAGCATAAAGcggaaaatttgcggaaaatgaaaactctaaaggatcaaagttgaaagtaaaaaaggttgtgagaatagattgcaaaagataaaaagttttgggttaaaagtaaaaaaaaaagcaaatagttttgggttaaaagtaatttatgaaatacttttgggtgaaaagtaaaaataattaattttttttttggaaaacccctaaagccaaggttacgacaaccatatgcataaccattttttctttggaaaacccccaaagcacaccctgCGTTGCGTCGGgacgtaaaacggtgtcaaatagtactaatgtcacacaaccgtgatagaccaccaacactgactcgacctaggatctgcgTGTTGCGACCAAcatgtcaaacatggaaaaatagaggtaaaaacgttgaaccacacatgcacgttacACCatattaacttgcaaaatttgaaacaaaacataaaaaagttgaaccacactcgtATGTTTCGTCGTATTAACttgaaaaatttagaactatacgtaacgaaacgtaaaaacgttaaaccaaagacgaaaagtataattgacaaaagttgtgaagttaaattgcaaataatgaaaagttttgagttaaagttaaaaaaacaaattttgtagggttaaaattgcaaaaggtaaaaacctttgggttaaaactaaaatatcaagttttttttttgaaaaatccccAAAGTACAAGTTATAAATGTTAATGCATGAAAAAGTTAgttatttatatatggaataataaaaTAAGAGAACGCAAACTCAATAAAACTCACACCCTAAGGCCTAAAACCCAGAGTTTCCGATTGGGACACTCTATTTGATACCTGAAATCTGAGAGAAAAAGGAATCAATTAACCAGAAACGACATCGTCAATTTACCTTTTGTCTGGACTAAATGCTATTGCTCAAATTGCTGATGGATGGTGCTACTTGTTTTCAGGTTAATTCCATTCCTATACATAATACATCAGTTAGATTGAGTTGGAATTGTTCATATATTACTCATCCcctgatgatgatgatcaaaTAATGCGTTCTAATCAAACAGGATATGGTATCTGACTGATCCAGCTGTTCAAAGTTGTTGTAATCATCAGTTTTGATTCACAGTTTATGTAAAGAAGTAATTAACAAAATGACTCAATACTTGGCGAAATCAACTCTGTGTACCTAAGTAATTAAACGCGCCTAGGTGAGACCGGTTTGATGCAGGAAAGCGCACTGGACCGGAAAATAACATGTTTGAAACAGCTAAAAATGCTTGGAAATAGCTTAGAACAAGTAAAAAACAGCTAGAGATGGCCGGGATTCGGGAATACTCGTGTGCCTTGCTTGTCTCGGGCGTGCGTGCTTTTTAAGCGGCTTCCGCATAGGCGACAGGCTCACCCTTTGCGCATTGAGCCTTTAACTACCTAGGTATTAACATGAATAAGTTTAATTGAGGCCACATATAGGTAATTCTAACTTTATATGTGGGCATTAAAATGGTAAAATACACTTTTTCAAGACACTGCAAAATTTATGAGCAGTTTGTCACAGGATTGTTGGTGTTGTAGGTACCTGCTCTTTCGTGTGATGAGAATAATCTTTCATCATGGGGGAGTGGGCGGGGAATGGTGGACTTTTTCTAGCAGCTCAAAGCATGGCGGTCGATATAGTCATGGTATGATGCGTATCTAAATATTCAGATCCTATTACGGCTACTCTACTGGGACAGGTTCGTAGCATACTGATACACTTATGTCTCTGTTTAGTCTTAAACTCGCAACCTAAGTGTTGTAGAATCAATTAATCTAGTTGTGTT is from Helianthus annuus cultivar XRQ/B chromosome 9, HanXRQr2.0-SUNRISE, whole genome shotgun sequence and encodes:
- the LOC110878660 gene encoding sm-like protein LSM8 — protein: MLGGPGLESVVDQYISVITNDGRNIVGVLKGFDQATNIILDESHERVYSTKEGVQQLVLGLYIIRGDNISVIGELDEELDASLNLSELRAHPLKPVIH